A genome region from Bordetella genomosp. 10 includes the following:
- the guaB gene encoding IMP dehydrogenase, giving the protein MRLIKTALTFDDVLLVPAYSNVLPRDTSLQTRLSRNISLNIPLVSAAMDTVTESRLAIAMAQEGGIGIIHKNLTADEQAREVARVKRHEFGIVIDPVTVTPQMKVRDAIALQQQHGISGLPVVEGRKVVGIVTNRDLRFEARLDEPLRNIMTPQERLVTMREGATLEEAQQLMHKHRLERVLIVNDRFELRGLATVKDIVKNTAHPQANKDAQGQLRVGAAVGVGGNTEERVEKLVAAGVDVIVVDTAHGHSSGVLEGVRWVKQNYPKVDVIGGNIATAAAARALVEYGADGVKVGIGPGSICTTRVVAGVGVPQITAISDVAQALEGTGVPLIADGGIRYSGDVAKALAAGAYACMMGGMFAGTDEAPGEVVLYQGRSYKSYRGMGSLGAMTDGSADRYFQDPANNADKLVPEGIEGRVPYKGSVLQIIYQLAGGVRASMGYSGCASIDDMRTKTEFVQITSAGFRESHVHDVQITKEAPNYRAD; this is encoded by the coding sequence ATGCGTCTCATCAAAACCGCGCTCACCTTCGACGACGTCTTGTTGGTGCCCGCGTACTCGAATGTATTGCCGCGCGATACATCTCTCCAGACCCGCCTCAGCCGTAACATCTCCCTGAACATTCCGCTCGTGTCCGCCGCCATGGATACCGTGACGGAGTCGCGCCTGGCCATCGCCATGGCCCAGGAAGGCGGGATCGGCATCATCCACAAGAATCTGACCGCCGACGAACAGGCCCGTGAAGTGGCCCGCGTCAAGCGCCACGAATTCGGCATCGTCATCGATCCGGTCACCGTCACGCCGCAAATGAAAGTGCGCGACGCCATTGCCTTGCAGCAGCAGCACGGCATTTCCGGCCTGCCGGTGGTGGAAGGGCGCAAGGTGGTCGGCATCGTCACCAACCGCGACCTGCGTTTCGAAGCCCGCCTGGACGAGCCGCTGCGCAACATCATGACCCCGCAGGAGCGGCTGGTCACGATGCGCGAAGGCGCGACGCTGGAAGAAGCGCAGCAACTAATGCACAAGCACCGCCTGGAGCGCGTGCTGATCGTCAACGACCGCTTCGAGCTGCGCGGCCTGGCCACCGTCAAGGATATCGTCAAGAACACCGCTCACCCGCAGGCCAACAAGGATGCCCAGGGCCAGTTGCGCGTCGGCGCGGCGGTCGGCGTCGGCGGCAACACGGAAGAGCGCGTCGAGAAGCTGGTCGCGGCGGGCGTGGACGTCATCGTCGTCGATACCGCGCACGGCCATTCGTCGGGCGTGCTGGAAGGCGTGCGCTGGGTGAAGCAGAACTATCCCAAGGTCGACGTCATCGGCGGCAATATCGCCACGGCGGCCGCGGCGCGGGCCCTGGTCGAATATGGCGCCGACGGCGTCAAGGTCGGCATCGGCCCCGGCTCCATCTGCACGACGCGTGTCGTGGCGGGCGTGGGCGTGCCGCAGATCACGGCCATTTCGGACGTGGCGCAGGCGCTGGAAGGCACCGGCGTGCCGCTGATCGCCGACGGCGGCATCCGTTATTCGGGCGACGTCGCAAAGGCCCTGGCGGCCGGCGCCTATGCCTGCATGATGGGCGGCATGTTCGCCGGCACCGACGAGGCGCCGGGCGAAGTGGTGCTGTACCAGGGCCGTTCGTACAAGTCCTATCGCGGCATGGGCAGCCTGGGCGCGATGACCGACGGTTCGGCCGATCGCTATTTCCAGGATCCCGCCAACAACGCCGACAAGCTGGTGCCGGAAGGCATCGAAGGCCGCGTGCCCTACAAGGGCAGCGTGCTGCAGATCATTTATCAGCTCGCCGGCGGCGTGCGCGCCTCCATGGGTTATTCCGGCTGCGCCTCGATCGACGATATGCGGACCAAGACCGAATTCGTGCAGATCACGTCCGCTGGTTTCCGCGAATCGCACGTGCATGACGTGCAGATCACCAAGGAAGCCCCGAACTACCGCGCCGACTGA
- the guaA gene encoding glutamine-hydrolyzing GMP synthase, translated as MHQRILILDYGSQVTQLIARRVREAGVYCEIHPGDVGDEFVRGQVAQGLKGIILSGSHASAYDEASMRVPGSVFELGVPVLGICYGMQSMAQQLGGKVEWSDHREFGYAEVRAHGHTRLLEGIEDFTTPEGHGMLKVWMSHGDKVTALPPGFKLMASTASCPIAGMADESRGFYAVQFHPEVTHTIQGKALLGRFVNEICGCSGDWNMPDYVSEAVARIREQVGEDEVILGLSGGVDSSVAAALIHKAIGDKLTCVFVDHGLLRLDEGKQVMQTFAENMGVKIVHIDATEQFMGKLAGVSDPEAKRKIIGREFVEVFQAEAGKLKAAKWLAQGTIYPDVIESAGAKTGKAVAIKSHHNVGGLPETLNLKLLEPLRELFKDEVRELGVALGLPPGMVYRHPFPGPGLGVRILGEVKTEYADLLRRADAIFIDELRSTLDPVSGKSWYDLTSQAFAVFLPVKSVGVMGDGRTYDYVVALRAVQTSDFMTADWAPLPYPLLAKVSGRIINEVRGINRVVYDVSSKPPATIEWE; from the coding sequence ATGCACCAGCGCATCCTCATTCTCGATTACGGTTCACAGGTCACGCAGTTGATCGCGCGCCGCGTCCGCGAAGCCGGCGTGTACTGCGAAATCCACCCGGGCGACGTGGGCGACGAGTTCGTGCGCGGCCAGGTCGCGCAAGGCCTGAAGGGCATCATCCTGTCCGGCAGCCACGCTTCCGCCTACGACGAAGCTTCCATGCGCGTGCCGGGTTCGGTATTCGAGCTGGGCGTGCCCGTGCTGGGTATCTGCTACGGCATGCAGAGCATGGCGCAGCAATTGGGCGGCAAGGTGGAGTGGTCCGACCATCGCGAATTCGGCTATGCCGAAGTGCGCGCGCATGGCCATACCCGACTGCTGGAAGGCATCGAGGACTTCACGACGCCCGAAGGCCACGGCATGCTCAAGGTCTGGATGAGCCATGGCGACAAGGTCACGGCCTTGCCGCCGGGTTTCAAGCTGATGGCGTCGACCGCGTCCTGCCCGATCGCCGGCATGGCCGACGAATCGCGCGGCTTCTACGCGGTGCAATTCCACCCCGAAGTCACGCACACCATCCAGGGCAAGGCCTTGCTGGGCCGTTTCGTCAACGAAATCTGCGGCTGCTCGGGCGACTGGAACATGCCCGACTACGTGTCGGAAGCCGTTGCCCGCATCCGCGAGCAGGTGGGCGAGGATGAGGTGATTCTCGGCCTGTCGGGCGGCGTCGATTCTTCCGTGGCGGCGGCGCTGATCCACAAGGCCATCGGCGACAAGCTGACCTGCGTTTTCGTCGACCACGGCCTGCTGCGCCTGGACGAAGGCAAGCAGGTCATGCAGACCTTTGCCGAGAACATGGGCGTGAAGATCGTCCACATCGACGCCACCGAACAGTTCATGGGCAAGCTGGCGGGCGTCAGCGATCCTGAAGCCAAGCGCAAGATTATCGGCCGCGAATTCGTCGAGGTTTTCCAGGCCGAAGCGGGCAAGCTGAAGGCGGCGAAGTGGCTGGCGCAGGGCACGATCTATCCCGACGTGATCGAATCGGCGGGCGCGAAGACGGGCAAGGCCGTGGCGATCAAATCGCACCACAACGTCGGCGGTTTGCCGGAGACCTTGAACCTGAAGCTGCTGGAGCCGCTGCGCGAACTGTTCAAGGACGAAGTCCGCGAACTGGGCGTCGCATTGGGCCTGCCGCCGGGCATGGTGTATCGCCATCCTTTCCCCGGACCGGGGCTGGGCGTACGCATCCTGGGTGAAGTGAAGACGGAATATGCGGACCTGCTGCGCCGCGCGGATGCGATTTTCATCGACGAATTGCGCAGCACGCTGGACCCGGTCAGCGGGAAGTCCTGGTACGACCTGACCTCGCAGGCGTTCGCGGTATTCCTGCCGGTGAAGTCGGTGGGGGTGATGGGCGACGGCCGCACCTACGACTACGTCGTCGCGCTGCGCGCGGTGCAGACGTCGGATTTCATGACCGCCGATTGGGCGCCGCTGCCTTATCCCTTGCTGGCCAAGGTCAGCGGGCGGATTATCAATGAGGTGCGGGGGATCAACCGGGTGGTTTATGACGTGAGCAGCAAGCCGCCGGCGACGATTGAGTGGGAGTGA
- a CDS encoding LysR family transcriptional regulator: MMIDTLNLDQLRVFTAIAEHGSFTAAARQLRRAQSAVSNAIVNLETALGVALFDRGGWKPVLTEHGRALLIDAAAVLARVDQLKSRAHGLTQGLEAELAVVLDVMFPAQQLVALAAEFRQTFPGVALHLHVDALGGVPQRVLSGECDWGVQGTLPDIAPELAAHAMPEVAVTPVASPAHALAALRGITVAQLREHTQIVLTDRSAGTEGRTFSVFSEDQVLTTDLGAKRAMLCAGLGWGFMPHSFVEDDLHLGRLCELALVERTARNRSMPLFAIHRRNAALGPAGQWMLNWFLESGDR; encoded by the coding sequence ATGATGATCGACACCCTCAACCTGGATCAACTGCGCGTCTTCACCGCGATTGCAGAGCACGGCAGCTTTACGGCAGCGGCGCGCCAGCTGCGGCGGGCACAGTCGGCAGTCAGCAATGCCATCGTCAACCTGGAGACGGCGCTGGGCGTCGCGCTGTTCGACCGGGGCGGCTGGAAGCCCGTGCTGACCGAGCATGGGCGCGCACTGCTGATCGATGCGGCCGCGGTGCTGGCGCGGGTGGATCAGCTCAAATCGCGTGCTCATGGGCTGACGCAGGGACTTGAAGCCGAACTGGCCGTGGTGCTCGATGTCATGTTCCCGGCGCAGCAGTTGGTGGCGCTGGCAGCGGAGTTCCGGCAGACCTTTCCCGGCGTGGCGCTGCACCTGCATGTGGATGCGCTGGGCGGCGTACCGCAACGCGTGCTGTCGGGCGAATGCGATTGGGGTGTGCAAGGCACGCTGCCCGACATTGCGCCCGAGTTGGCCGCCCACGCCATGCCGGAAGTGGCCGTGACGCCTGTGGCCTCACCCGCGCATGCGCTGGCGGCATTGCGAGGCATCACCGTCGCACAACTGCGTGAGCACACGCAGATCGTACTGACCGACCGCAGCGCGGGTACCGAGGGGCGCACGTTCTCGGTATTCTCCGAGGACCAGGTTCTGACCACCGACCTGGGCGCCAAGCGCGCCATGCTATGCGCGGGGTTGGGCTGGGGCTTCATGCCGCACAGCTTTGTCGAAGACGACTTGCACTTGGGACGGCTATGCGAGCTGGCACTGGTCGAGCGCACCGCGCGCAACCGGAGCATGCCACTGTTCGCCATCCACCGGCGCAACGCCGCGCTGGGGCCGGCAGGCCAATGGATGCTGAACTGGTTTTTGGAGTCAGGTGATAGATAA
- a CDS encoding Bug family tripartite tricarboxylate transporter substrate binding protein — protein sequence MGGFKNGLGLLVAASSAFPLAAMSSGEAADVYPRRPITLVVGFPPGGGADVIARHVAMHMSDDLGQKVIIENRPGAAGNIAAASVARASADGYTLFLAGRPAALHKVLYKSIHYDFARDFVPVGSVVGIPYVLVMGKHVAAANLREAFVLARKNPGKATCASSGIGTTSHLLCEGVGERVGLSWLHVPYPGGVAALKDLVGERIEFAVVSVPAALSLIESGGLRTMVVFSKERVPAIPSVPDAEEQGLGDLEAEGWCAIVAPAGTPAHAVSRLNRSLNKALSNAGLRKKIVQLGYVIPSRQNSPETLESFIEEDTEKWTDILRQRQLGGRQ from the coding sequence ATGGGCGGTTTCAAGAACGGACTGGGTTTGCTGGTGGCGGCGAGTAGCGCTTTTCCCCTCGCCGCGATGTCTTCCGGCGAGGCGGCCGACGTGTATCCGAGGCGTCCCATCACGCTGGTCGTGGGTTTCCCGCCAGGGGGCGGCGCCGACGTCATTGCCCGTCATGTGGCGATGCATATGTCGGACGATCTGGGGCAGAAGGTCATCATCGAAAATCGCCCCGGCGCCGCGGGGAATATTGCCGCCGCGTCGGTGGCCAGGGCCTCGGCCGATGGCTACACGCTCTTTCTGGCGGGCCGGCCGGCGGCGCTGCACAAGGTTTTGTACAAGAGCATCCACTACGACTTCGCGCGGGATTTCGTGCCTGTCGGCAGCGTGGTCGGCATTCCTTATGTCCTGGTCATGGGCAAGCACGTGGCCGCGGCCAACCTGCGGGAGGCATTCGTCCTCGCAAGGAAGAATCCCGGAAAGGCTACTTGCGCCTCCAGCGGAATCGGCACGACCTCGCATTTGCTCTGCGAGGGAGTGGGGGAGAGGGTGGGATTGTCGTGGCTGCATGTTCCCTATCCCGGCGGCGTGGCCGCACTGAAAGACCTCGTCGGCGAACGGATCGAATTCGCGGTGGTTTCCGTTCCCGCCGCATTGTCGCTCATCGAATCGGGCGGCTTGCGCACCATGGTGGTGTTCTCCAAGGAAAGAGTCCCCGCCATTCCCTCCGTGCCCGACGCCGAGGAACAAGGGCTCGGCGATCTCGAGGCCGAGGGTTGGTGCGCGATCGTGGCGCCGGCCGGCACGCCCGCGCATGCCGTTTCCCGCTTGAATCGCTCCCTCAACAAGGCGCTTTCCAATGCCGGGCTTAGAAAGAAGATCGTCCAGCTCGGGTATGTCATTCCGTCGCGGCAAAACAGTCCTGAAACCCTGGAAAGCTTCATCGAGGAAGACACGGAGAAATGGACCGATATCTTGCGGCAGCGCCAGTTGGGAGGGCGTCAATAA
- a CDS encoding type VI immunity family protein, which produces MTDLPFDPIQLMREHPEKMRVPGGLLTKRGPQDYVGSVPAIAGTLFFKDAHLPEVREAICACFDEYEAIAKEHLTWLWREEPPEGPDKFAYAKAPPMRAMMKRMDEDDLVSFTYISGRQPHDAGDWEFDVSGIRGWQAKMGSWGLCTLRFSVPLLYVEENPTAFQAMFVRFAKCLKAIHGYGGYSLVLSAVRTEQNEPFEAFLADKLHGLDVGTPVRVARSVVHGIKTVSWLTAVNYEMVEKVGGLSAIRSELPMDWFALYDYGAGLVIQAGPKPEAAPTDQPKPARLVLPNMLLKPVRTPEIGWLHHGSKDGEPRIIGRGAEQWLKRFDVPEDELMAYKARLLDEPKLTKATTLPDRL; this is translated from the coding sequence ATGACCGATCTGCCGTTCGACCCGATCCAGTTGATGCGTGAGCATCCGGAGAAGATGCGTGTGCCCGGCGGCCTGCTGACCAAGCGAGGCCCGCAGGACTACGTGGGCAGCGTGCCCGCCATCGCTGGCACGCTGTTCTTCAAGGATGCCCACCTACCCGAGGTGCGCGAAGCCATCTGCGCCTGTTTCGACGAGTACGAGGCCATCGCCAAGGAACATCTAACCTGGCTATGGCGGGAAGAACCGCCGGAAGGCCCGGACAAGTTCGCCTACGCCAAGGCGCCGCCGATGCGCGCAATGATGAAGCGCATGGACGAAGACGATTTGGTGAGCTTCACCTACATCAGTGGCAGGCAGCCGCACGATGCGGGTGACTGGGAGTTCGATGTATCAGGCATTCGTGGCTGGCAGGCAAAAATGGGGTCTTGGGGCCTATGCACGCTGCGCTTCAGCGTGCCGCTGCTGTATGTCGAAGAAAACCCGACGGCGTTCCAGGCGATGTTTGTGCGCTTCGCCAAGTGCCTGAAGGCGATCCATGGCTATGGTGGGTATAGTTTGGTACTGTCAGCAGTGCGAACGGAGCAGAACGAGCCATTTGAAGCATTCCTGGCCGACAAACTCCATGGCCTGGATGTCGGCACCCCTGTTCGCGTGGCTAGGTCGGTCGTTCACGGAATCAAGACCGTCTCGTGGCTGACGGCGGTGAACTACGAGATGGTCGAGAAGGTCGGTGGACTGTCGGCGATCCGCTCCGAACTACCGATGGACTGGTTCGCACTGTACGACTATGGCGCGGGCCTGGTCATCCAGGCCGGCCCGAAGCCGGAGGCCGCGCCGACCGATCAGCCCAAGCCCGCCCGCCTGGTGCTCCCCAACATGCTGCTCAAGCCGGTGCGTACCCCTGAGATTGGATGGCTGCACCATGGTTCAAAGGACGGCGAACCACGCATCATCGGCCGGGGCGCGGAGCAGTGGCTCAAGCGCTTCGACGTGCCCGAGGACGAACTGATGGCCTACAAGGCCCGGCTGCTGGACGAGCCGAAACTAACCAAGGCCACGACGCTGCCGGATCGGCTGTAG